From the genome of Ptychodera flava strain L36383 chromosome 20, AS_Pfla_20210202, whole genome shotgun sequence, one region includes:
- the LOC139120641 gene encoding LOW QUALITY PROTEIN: protein FAM184A-like (The sequence of the model RefSeq protein was modified relative to this genomic sequence to represent the inferred CDS: deleted 2 bases in 1 codon): protein MAAKMSFNYYKHGNYGTLPQNGQTNMEVTPDLHLKMSKKIAQLTKVIYALNTKNDEHDQIVQSLKDVHEEEMQQLMAETKEKLSLYKSKINSDTDQRRRIETLEMSIAEHERQRRDMATEFANHKRKAEEREMQLTVEHSQKILNLSKELLQVKKDFEAKLKHFEDMQTRYDKDKQAVIEDMRKAHAKEIDELLRAQHMQHSDLSGEKAKLEQRYRDEITQLQGKYEQLMTDKNQLCEDYEAKLSKAQAFYEKELAVLRENELKNKTQEWQERENALKRQFAEKEQIYTGKLKNSQISELSEEDLAALKQRLDLAESSLESRESDSLDLNKQLAYAKQEASVAMTRLKQVEGELIASKERGSQQAAELLKKSSLLGTLEATRMSNEATIKDLQSELSKVRDRLSWLENERKSLQDKSQSLAQQKGDQLKALEQALEDLSAEKEALRERYEQQLDTAKEMAKDDRARLLKEHEINITDLIKRHKGELENAKKSGKEQLDLIKQELQKKLNEERDKLLRENEKVHTEFDKMKSELSVKLETAEKEIARLGKLVSESEQGLGSASSHIDSLKDLNSKLQSELDTTKSKLRSSESDANSLKTDVERLKRERDNQMEVYRNEMKMKLDQLSRDLDNKWADTLRQECHKLRMELTDQHSEDKKAALQQLKHLKDQEMDAARQGWQVKVEELLQQISTLKKNLSNKIQETSEEAVRLKEAMEMEIARLKQEMNDAAEEYGKKVAAIEASHIEEKKSLDMERRKDLQSLEARMEETHQEELNAHNLANKIAVETARDEAEKRRVADIDDLKAQHQQQSEKLKAEQNKRHMSEMDQLTRAHKTQMAAVKMELERAIELKSRQEKEHRDKVADLQDDLRHRERHIDNVEADIKELKENIDKLNKELEFKGQEILRIQSETNAKLRKQEAELGKKKQKEMDKLAAEHLRETQNMLGEFNRAQDLLKDKISALQIMLEEAEDRYARRESRPEDLQTIEQLREAMAEREALMKQLVDEKRYYQMELVNRETNFNKVFNANPNVGVLNPLAFGKKKKTSAGSMGSSGSSGHLGEKMAQRYVSAPSLNTLNASKLEPLRDSPIHDRQLNPNRPLHDPHMINPRPPPKKFLQ from the exons ATGGCGGCGAAGATGTCGTTCAACTACTACAAGCACGGAAATTACGGCACCTTGCCCCAAAATGGGCAGACAAATATGGAAGTTACACCAGATCTCCATCTCAAGATGTCAAAGAAGATCGCCCAACTCACAAAG gTGATCTATGCCCTCAACACGAAAAATGATGAACATGACCAAATTGTACAGAGTCTCAAAGATGTGCATGAGGAAGAAATGCAACAGCTTATGGCTGAAACTAAGGAAAAACTGTCCCTTTACAAAAGTAAGATCAACAGTGACACCGATCAGAGACGTAGAATTGAGACGCTGGAAATGAGCATTGCTGAACATGAACGGCAAAGAAGGGACATGGCCACCGAGTTTGCCAATCACAAAAGGAAAGCCGAGGAAAGAGAAATGCAACTTACTGTTGAACACTCACAGAAAATTTTAAACTTATCAAAAGAACTTCTCCAAGTTAAAAAAGACTTCGAAGCCAAGCTGAAGCATTTTGAGGATATGCAAACGAGGTATGATAAGGACAAGCAGGCGGTGATTGAGGATATGCGAAAAGCCCATGCTAAGGAAATTGATGAATTGCTCAGGGCGCAGCACATGCAACACTCGGATCTCTCTGGCGAGAAGGCAAAACTTGAACAACGTTATCGAGATGAAATCACCCAGTTGCAAGGCAAGTATGAGCAACTGATGACAGACAAGAACCAACTTTGTGAAGACTATGAAGCAAAACTGAGCAAAGCGCAGGCCTTCTATGAGAAAGAACTGGCTGTTCTGAGAGAGAATGAACTGAAAAACAAGACACAGGAATGGCAGGAGAGAGAAAATGCCCTCAAGAGACAGTTTGCTGAAAAGGAACAAATTTACACAGGAAAGTTGAAGAACTCACAAATCAGT GAACTAAGTGAAGAGGACTTAGCTGCCCTCAAGCAGAGACTAGACCTTGCTGAAAGTAGTCTTGAATCAAGAGAATCTGATTCACTTGATCTAAATAAACAG TTGGCATATGCAAAACAAGAAGCGTCAGTAGCAATGACCAGACTGAAACAAGTTGAAGGAGAATTGATTGCGTCTAAGGAAAGAGGATCACAACAAGCAGCGgaattactgaaaaaatcaa GTTTGCTTGGTACATTAGAAGCCACACGGATGAGCAATGAAGCAACCATTAAAGATTTACAAAGTGAACTATCAAAGGTCAGAGATAGGTTATCATGGTTAGAAAATGAACGAAAGAGTTTACAAGACAAAAGCCAGTCTCTTGCCCAACAAAAGGGAGATCAACTCAAAGCCCTAGAACAG GCTCTAGAAGATTTGTCTGCAGAGAAGGAAGCCTTGAGGGAGAGATATGAACAACAACTTGACACGGCTAAAGAGATGGCCAAAGATGACAGGGCTAGACTACTCAAGGAACATGAAATAAACATCACAGATCTGATTAAGAGACATAAAGGAGAACTTGAAAATGCCAAGAAATCTGGCAAAGAACAGTTAGACTTGATCAAACAG GAATTGCAAAAGAAACTGAATGAAGAAAGGGATAAACTGCTGagagaaaatgaaaaagttCACACAGAATTTGACAAAATGAAGTCAGAATTGTCAGTGAAACTTGAAACGGCAGAAAAGGAGATTGCAAGGTTGGGAAAACTGGTATCAGAAAGTGAACAGGGTCTGGGATCTGCTAGCTCACATATAGACAGTCTTAAAGATTTGAACAGTAAATTGCAATCTGAACTGGACACCACAAAATCAAAACTTAGAAGTTCTGAAAGTGATGCCAACTCACTCAAG ACTGATGTGGAGAGATTGAAACGAGAAAGAGATAATCAAATGGAGGTATATCGGAATGAAATGAAGATGAAATTAGATCAACTGTCCAGAGATCTAGATAACAAGTGGGCTGACACTCTTAG ACAAGAATGCCACAAACTTCGCATGGAATTAACAGACCAGCATTCAGAGGACAAGAAAGCAGCTCTACAACAGTTGAAACATTTGAAAGACCAGGAGATGGATGCTGCAAGGCAAGGATGGCAGGTCAAAGTTGAAGAACTACTCCAACAG ATTTCCACCCTGAAAAAGAACCTATCCAACAAGATTCAAGAGACGTCTGAAGAGGCAGTGCGTCTGAAGGAAGCCATGGAGATGGAGATTGCAAGACTCAAACAAGAAATGAATGATGCTGCAGAGGAGTATGGCAAAAAAGTGGCTGCCATTGAAGCCTCTCACATCGAAGAGAAAAAGAGTCTGGACATGGAGAGGAGGAAAGATCTTCAG AGTCTTGAAGCTAGAATGGAAGAAACACACCAAGAAGAGCTGAATGCTCACAATCTAGCTAATAAGATTGCTGTGGAAACTGCCAGGGATGAAGCAGAGAAGAGACGTGTAGCTGACATCGATGACCTTAAAGCTCAACATCAGCAACAAAGCG AAAAATTGAAGGCCGAGCAAAACAAGAGACACATGTCTGAGATGGATCAGTTAACCAGAGCTCACAAGACACAGATGGCAGCAGTTAAAATGGAATTGGAAAGAGCCATTGAACTGAAAAGCAGACAG GAAAAGGAACATCGAGACAAAGTGGCTGATCTTCAAGATGACCTCCGACACAGAGAACGCCATATTGACAATGTTGAAGCAGATATCAAAGAACTGAAGGAGAACATTGATAAACTCAATAAAGAActagagttcaaaggtcaagaaATTCTTCGGATCCAAAGTGAGACGAATGCAAAACTGAG GAAACAAGAAGCTGAATTGggaaagaaaaaacagaaagaaatggACAAGCTGGCAGCGGAACATTTGAGAgaaacacaaaacatgttgggTGAATTCAACAGAGCTCAAGACTTGCTGAAGGACAAAATATCAGCACTTCAAATTAT GTTGGAGGAAGCTGAAGACAGGTATGCCAGGAGAGAGTCCAGACCTGAAGATCTTCAAACTATTGAACAGCTTAGAGAAGCAATGGCTGAGAGAGAGGCACTCATGAAACAGCTTGTG GATGAGAAACGCTACTACCAGATGGAGCTTGTAAATCGGGAAACTAATTTCAATAAAGTCTTCAATGCCAATCCTAATGTTGGAGTCTTAAATCCATTAGCTTTTGGCAAG AAGAAGAAAACAAGTGCAGGCAGCATGGGTAGCAGTGGTAGCAGTGGACATCTTGGTGAGAAGATGGCTCAGAGATACGTCAGTGCTCCCAGTCTGAACACACTGAATGCTTCCAAACTAGAACCTCTTAGAGACTCACCAATACATGATAGACAACTGAATCCAAACAGGCCATTACATGATCCACACATGATCAATCCAAGACCTCCGCCCAAAAAATTCCTCCAATAA